A single window of Channa argus isolate prfri chromosome 10, Channa argus male v1.0, whole genome shotgun sequence DNA harbors:
- the LOC137134451 gene encoding cell adhesion molecule DSCAM-like — MLLCSFLLCQLLGYMSGESIKASVGENVTLPCNYDARDLGRHPVCWGRGSQFHWDCSDKVIKSDRTAVTTRTSEHYLLLGDLDQGDVSLTIRRAEESDSGTYSCRVEIPGWFNDHTRTMTLTVVPAPPSPLLIESREVQKRSITVHWTLLFDGGRPVTSYKIYLKHKLASWDTAVTTKVSNPELTQVTFVNLHPAKIYNLRIFAVNSVGISESSNVLTVTTKEAAPEGPPLDMQLEALGSRSIKITWKPPRADLRNGVLQSYSISYKEYDPVGRVFKKWQHQSVRATKDLESIVLNNLKPSTMYRVLLWAKTNAGIGPSSTAPPCSTLDEASVAATVKSTSTASSSETLTFKSMEVSDAELFSDGNVITPNELKGFLGVENIGRTVAIFFCTLVLVFIFRGRFLAKDSAQHDENIYDSVQSPE; from the exons ATGTTGCTTTGCAGTTTTCTACTTTGTCAACTACTAG GTTACATGTCTGGAGAAAGCATCAAAGCCTCTGTGGGAGAAAATGTGACTTTACCATGCAACTATGATGCTCGGGACCTTGGCAGGCATCCGGTGTGCTGGGGCCGAGGATCTCAGTTTCACTGGGATTGTTCAGACAAAGTGATCAAGTCAGACAGGACAGCTGTGACCACCAGAACGTCTGAGCACTACCTGCTCCTGGGTGACCTTGACCAAGGTGACGTGTCGTTGACCATTAGGCGTGCTGAGGAGAGTGACTCAGGAACATACAGCTGTCGAGTAGAAATACCAGGCTGGTTCAATGACCACACACGTACGATGACTCTCACGGTAGTGCCAG caCCTCCTAGCCCTTTACTTATAGAATCAAGAGAAGTACAGAAAAGAAGCATCACTGTTCACTGGACCCTTTTGTTTGATGGTGGCAGACCTGTCACATCCTATAAGATTTATCTCAAACACAAATTAG CATCCTGGGATACTGCTGTAACAACAAAAGTCTCAAATCCCGAACTGACTCAAGTGACTTTTGTCAATTTGCATCCAGCCAAGATCTATAACCTTCGCATATTTGCTGTCAACAGTGTTGGTATCAGTGAGTCGAGCAACGTTCTGACAGTCACAACCAAAGAAGCAG CACCAGAAGGTCCTCCACTGGATATGCAGCTTGAAGCCCTTGGTTCTCGGAGTATCAAAATAACTTGGAAG CCTCCGAGGGCTGATCTCAGAAACGGGGTTCTGCAGAGTTACAGCATTAGTTACAAAGAATACGACCCTGTGGGCAGAGTGTTTAAGAAGTGGCAGCACCAAAGTGTGAGGGCAACAAAGGACCTAGAGAGCATCGTCCTGAACAACCTGAAACCATCCACTATGTACAGAGTGCTTTTATGGgccaaaacaaatgcaggaaTAGGACCTTCCTCCACTGCACCTCCCTGCTCCACTCTGGATGAGG CTTCAGTGGCAGCAACTGTTAAGTCTACGTCCACTGCTTCCTCTTCAg aaacactgacatttaaaagcatGGAAGTAAGTGACGCAGAATTGTTCAGCGATGGAAATGTCATAACTCCG AATGAACTGAAAGGCTTCCTGGGAGTGGAAAACATTGGCAGGACGGTAGCAATTTTCTTCTGTACTCTAGTCCTCGTCTTTATTTTTC gtGGAAGATTTCTGGCAAAGGATTCAGCTCAGCATGATGAGAACATTTATGACAGTGTCCAAAGTCCTGAGTGA